In Phaenicophaeus curvirostris isolate KB17595 unplaced genomic scaffold, BPBGC_Pcur_1.0 scaffold_315, whole genome shotgun sequence, a single window of DNA contains:
- the LOC138734928 gene encoding THO complex subunit 6-like produces the protein MSVLAQSPSPCGRFLAAGNNYGEVAVFSLSAALSAEAKEESKRPQGLLQAHSGPVYALASTERLLLSASDGEVKAWAWAELGKKGCRELWTRRPPCRSSLEVPEINALEVGARDSLVLAGGDGAVRVLDLETGTFTHELRGHQDYVHCLALRGPHQCLSGGEDGSVRLWDLRSGSQVQVIEVHKYPECSRPQHGKWIRCLATDSDWMVCGGGPALTLWHLRSVTPTTVFPLPPCQHHVLFHQDLVLAGGPGPNLHQLQLSGDLRARVPCSPPALRCLCLHQRSPEHRVLTVGGNSPKIDVFTNLGYRAFSLAFA, from the exons ATGAGCGTCCTCGCCCAGAGCCCCTCGCCCTGCGGCCGCTTCCTCGCCGCGGGCAACAACTACGGCGAGGTGGCCGTGTTCAG CCTGTCGGCCGCCCTGAGCGCGGAGGCCAAGGAGGAGAGCAAGCGGCCCCAGGGGCTCCTGCAGG CCCATTCCGGCCCCGTGTACGCCCTGGCCTCCACGGAGCGGCTCCTGCTCAGCGCCAGCGACGGCGAAGTCAAGGCCTGGGCCTGGGCCGAGCTGGGCAAGAAG GGCTGCCGGGAGCTCTGGACCCGCCGCCCCCCCTGCAG GAGCAGCCTGGAGGTGCCCGAGATCAACGCCCTGGAGGTCGGCGCCAGG GACTCGCTGGTGCTGGCGGGGGGTGACGGAGCCGTCCGTGTCCTCGACCTGGAGACGGGAACCTTCACC cacgaGCTGCGGGGACACCAGGACTACGTGCACTGCCTGGCGCTGCGGGGGCCGCACCAGTGCCTGTCGGGGGGCGAGGACGGCTCCGTGCGGCTCTGGG aTCTGCGAAGCGGCTCCCAGGTCCAGGTCATTGAGGTCCATAAATACCCg gagtGCAGCCGCCCCCAACACGGCAAGTGGATTCGCTGTTTGGCCACCGACTCCGACTGGATG GTGTGTGGGGGGGGCCCCGCACTGACCCTCTGGCACCTTCGCTCCGTCACCCCGACCACCGTGTTCCCGCTGCCGCCCTGCCAGCACCACGTGCTCTTCCACCAGGACCTG GTGCTGGCGGGGGGGCCGGGCCCCAACCTGcaccagctgcagctgagcGGGGACCTGCGAGCGCGAGTGCCCTGCTCGCCCCCCGCCCTGCGCTGCCTCTGCCTGCACCAGCGCTCGCCCGAGCACCGC